The Oncorhynchus tshawytscha isolate Ot180627B linkage group LG05, Otsh_v2.0, whole genome shotgun sequence genome includes a window with the following:
- the LOC112250656 gene encoding transcription factor BTF3 homolog 4 isoform X1, which translates to MESTYKCRNMNQEKLAKLQAQVRIGGKGSARRKKKVVHRTATADDKKLQSSLKKLAVNNIAGIEEVNMIKDDGSVIHFNNPKVQASLSANTFAITGHAETKQLTEMLPGILSQLGADSLTSLRKLAEQFPRQVLDSKTPKAEDIEEEDDDVPDLVENFDEASKNEAN; encoded by the exons Atggagtcaacatacaagt GTAGAAACATGAACCAAGAAAAATTAGCAAAACTTCAAGCCCAGGTCCGGATAGGAGGAAAG GGCTCTGCACGTAGGAAGAAGAAGGTCGTACACAGGACGGCAACAGCCGACGACAAAAAACTTCAGAGTTCGTTAAAGAAATTAGCTGTCAACAACATTGCTGGTATTGAGGAG GTAAACATGATCAAGGATGACGGCTCAGTGATTCACTTCAACAACCCCAAAGTGCAGGCATCTCTGTCGGCCAACACTTTCGCTATCACCGGCCATGCCGAGACCAAGCAGCTTACGGAGATGCTGCCGGGCATCCTCAGCCAGCTGGGCGCCGACAGCCTCACCAGCCTGCGCAAACTAGCAGAGCAGTTCCCTCGACAAG TGCTTGACAGCAAAACCCCTAAAGCAGAAGATATTGAAGAAGAAGACGACGATGTCCCAG ACCTGGTGGAGAATTTTGACGAAGCATCAAAGAATGAGGCAAACTGA
- the LOC112250656 gene encoding transcription factor BTF3 homolog 4 isoform X2: protein MKRGRNMNQEKLAKLQAQVRIGGKGSARRKKKVVHRTATADDKKLQSSLKKLAVNNIAGIEEVNMIKDDGSVIHFNNPKVQASLSANTFAITGHAETKQLTEMLPGILSQLGADSLTSLRKLAEQFPRQVLDSKTPKAEDIEEEDDDVPDLVENFDEASKNEAN from the exons ATGAAAAGAG GTAGAAACATGAACCAAGAAAAATTAGCAAAACTTCAAGCCCAGGTCCGGATAGGAGGAAAG GGCTCTGCACGTAGGAAGAAGAAGGTCGTACACAGGACGGCAACAGCCGACGACAAAAAACTTCAGAGTTCGTTAAAGAAATTAGCTGTCAACAACATTGCTGGTATTGAGGAG GTAAACATGATCAAGGATGACGGCTCAGTGATTCACTTCAACAACCCCAAAGTGCAGGCATCTCTGTCGGCCAACACTTTCGCTATCACCGGCCATGCCGAGACCAAGCAGCTTACGGAGATGCTGCCGGGCATCCTCAGCCAGCTGGGCGCCGACAGCCTCACCAGCCTGCGCAAACTAGCAGAGCAGTTCCCTCGACAAG TGCTTGACAGCAAAACCCCTAAAGCAGAAGATATTGAAGAAGAAGACGACGATGTCCCAG ACCTGGTGGAGAATTTTGACGAAGCATCAAAGAATGAGGCAAACTGA
- the LOC112250656 gene encoding transcription factor BTF3 homolog 4 isoform X3, translating into MNQEKLAKLQAQVRIGGKGSARRKKKVVHRTATADDKKLQSSLKKLAVNNIAGIEEVNMIKDDGSVIHFNNPKVQASLSANTFAITGHAETKQLTEMLPGILSQLGADSLTSLRKLAEQFPRQVLDSKTPKAEDIEEEDDDVPDLVENFDEASKNEAN; encoded by the exons ATGAACCAAGAAAAATTAGCAAAACTTCAAGCCCAGGTCCGGATAGGAGGAAAG GGCTCTGCACGTAGGAAGAAGAAGGTCGTACACAGGACGGCAACAGCCGACGACAAAAAACTTCAGAGTTCGTTAAAGAAATTAGCTGTCAACAACATTGCTGGTATTGAGGAG GTAAACATGATCAAGGATGACGGCTCAGTGATTCACTTCAACAACCCCAAAGTGCAGGCATCTCTGTCGGCCAACACTTTCGCTATCACCGGCCATGCCGAGACCAAGCAGCTTACGGAGATGCTGCCGGGCATCCTCAGCCAGCTGGGCGCCGACAGCCTCACCAGCCTGCGCAAACTAGCAGAGCAGTTCCCTCGACAAG TGCTTGACAGCAAAACCCCTAAAGCAGAAGATATTGAAGAAGAAGACGACGATGTCCCAG ACCTGGTGGAGAATTTTGACGAAGCATCAAAGAATGAGGCAAACTGA
- the LOC112250657 gene encoding zinc finger FYVE domain-containing protein 9 isoform X2, which translates to MLKFFSARDDENESLLGSLTEDESDAPSLMDAKHHWLHRPCLLMLKDGDVTKPGQLGCGHIGSDSPAKPKVHSEGVLSPGVAPVSQLETPAQRLMRQLEEGNCTVTTLSTWGERNFGEASTPLMLSPSKAAGPEVEVEVEEEVKNKPQPSSSKEDSVVEEKELEESGLELQDPPSGSDALGPYIDDPSGPPVEEPYGGGHDAQIQGPRLGLQSQTKANGLANDETNANGVQADSEEGAVGDCTPSPMSPLVDPDNELQAGPAGILSRERGTILGEVAPVWVPDAQALVCMMCEVRFTFTKRRHHCRACGKVFCSVCSGLKFRLTHLDGKEGRVCVSCHSTLVKRTPPRGRRKVWFADEILSNEKSDSAPCTPIRGPTFSPLLLRRSIAATIRSATGSPQTSRRAPIAQEMPLLNPLQEACGPCGWGTAALVSSHISSSANLIPLEGLPPILTSTGVKGDYTVEERPSEMVLIQELESGRPNSLVFVLNANLLAMVKLVNYVNRKCWCVTSKGMHAVGQVEVVVLLQCLPEEKSFPKDIFSHFIQLYRDALTGKVLSHLGLSQFSSSFLSSEEHAGFLWVRSTLQSLQGLPMPNQPFLFGLLVHRAEVPWAKAFPLRLMLRLGAEYRFYPCPLYSVRFRKALFGETGHTIMRLLVDFRNYRYTLPVVPGLTVDLEAQRTCIKIPTNGYEELMRALNKSNEHVLAMGACFNVAADSHLICVQGDDGQYQTQAISIHNQPRKVTGSCFFVFSGALKAASGYLAKSSIVEVVCVAVCMCM; encoded by the exons ATGTTGAAGTTCTTCAGTGCCCGGGACGATGAGAATGAAAGCCTATTGGGTTCATTGACAGAAG ATGAATCGGATGCTCCGTCTCTGATGGATGCTAAGCACCACTGGCTCCACAGACCCTGTCTGCTGATGCTCAAAGATGGGGATGTCACAAAGCCAGGACAGCTGGGCTGCGGACACATCGGATCAGATTCCCCTGCAAAACCCAAAGTCCATTCAGAGGGGGTCCTGAGCCCAGGGGTGGCTCCTGTTTCCCAACTGGAGACCCCCGCTCAGAGACTGATGAGACAGCTGGAGGAGGGAAACTGCACTGTGACCACTCTTTCAACATGGGGAGAGAGGAATTTTGGGGAGGCTTCTACCCCCCTAATGCTCAGCCCCTCCAAAGCTGCTGGgccagaggtggaggtggaggtggaagaGGAAGTGAAGAACAAGCCCCAGCCATCCTCCTCCAAGGAGGACTCTGTGGTTGAGGAAAAGGAGCTGGAGGAGAGTGGACTTGAGCTGCAAGACCCCCCCAGTGGCTCAGATGCCCTAGGCCCTTACATTGACGACCCGTCTGGTCCCCCTGTGGAGGAGCCCTATGGAGGCGGCCATGATGCCCAGATCCAAGGGCCTAGACTGGGGCTTCAGAGCCAGACCAAAGCCAACGGACTAGCTAATGATGAGACCAACGCCAACGGAGTTCAAGCAGATAGTGAAGAGGGAGCTGTGGGGGACTGCACACCTTCCCCTATGTCTCCATTGGTGGATCCAGACAATGAGCTACAGGCCGGCCCCGCGGGCATTCTGTCCAGGGAGCGAGGCACTATCCTCGGGGAGGTGGCCCCCGTGTGGGTCCCTGACGCCCAGGCGCTGGTCTGTATGATGTGTGAAGTCAGGTTCACCTTCACCAAGAGAAGGCACCACTGTCGTGCCTGTGGCAAG GTATTCTGTTCAGTGTGCTCCGGTCTGAAGTTTCGACTAACACACCTGGATGGGAAGGAGGGGCGTGTCTGTGTCTCCTGTCACTCAACTCTAGTGAAAC GAACCCCTCCAAGGGGCAGGAGGAAGGTGTGGTTTGCTGATGAGATCCTATCCAATGAGAAATCAGACTCTGCACCTTGTACCCCAATCAGAGGCCCCACCTTTTCACCGCTGTTATTGAGGAGAAGTATAGCTGCTACAATCAGAAGCGCCACTGgctcaccacagaccagcaggaGGGCCCCAATAGCACAGGAGATGCCCCTGCtcaat CCTCTGCAGGAGGCGTGTGGGCCCTGTGGCTGGGGTACGGCAGCCTTGGTCAGCAGCCACATCAGCAGCTCTGCCAACCTCATCCCACTGGAGGGCCTCCCTCCCATACTCACCTCCACCGGAGTCAAAGGAG ACTACACAGTCGAGGAGAGGCCCTCTGAGATGGTTCTCATCCAGGAGCTGGAGAGCGGCAGGCCcaactccctggtctttgtcctCAACGCCAACCTACTGGCCATGGTCAAGCTGGTCAACT ATGTAAACAGGAAGTGCTGGTGTGTGACGTCCAAGGGCATGCATGCAGTAggccaggtggaggtggtggtgcttCTGCAGTGTCTGCCTGAGGAGAAGAGCTTCCCCAAGGACATCTTCAGCCACTTCATACAGCTCTACAGGGACGCCCTCACAG GCAAGGTGCTAAGCCACCTGGGTCTCTCCCAGTTCTCCAGTAGTTTCCTGAGCAGTGAGGAGCATGCAGGGTTCCTCTGGGTACGCTCCACTCTCCAGTCCCTGCAGGGCCTGCCTATGCCCAACCAGCCCTTCCTGTTTGGCCTACTCGTCCACCGGGCTGAAGTACCCTGGGCCAAGGCCTTCCCCCTGCGCCTCATGCTCAGACTGGGGGCTGAATACAGAT TTTACCCCTGTCCTCTGTACAGTGTGCGCTTCAGAAAGGCTCTTTTTGGGGAAACTGGCCACACCATCATGAGGCTGCTAGTA GACTTCAGGAATTACCGGTACACTCTGCCAGTGGTGCCTGGACTCACTGTAGATCTGGAGGCTCAGAGGACCTGCATTAAAATCCCCACCAATGGCTATGAGGAG cTGATGAGGGCTTTGAATAAGTCCAATGAGCATGTGCTGGCCATGGGGGCATGCTTCAACGTGGCGGCAGACTCCCACCTCATCTGTGTTCAGGGGGACGATGGCCAGTACCAGACTCAGGCCATCAGCATCCACAATCAGCCTCGCAAAG